Proteins encoded together in one Triticum dicoccoides isolate Atlit2015 ecotype Zavitan chromosome 7B, WEW_v2.0, whole genome shotgun sequence window:
- the LOC119342017 gene encoding protein adenylyltransferase SelO-like produces the protein MPPQLRFPTVLPNLYPHLLLPRSLPSRRLRLPPPPTPRHPLRRLLFRGMASSATGEAAPAAGTSGAGEASTRPRRALEELAWDETFVRELPGDPRSDNIPRQVLHACYTKVSPSAPVENPKLVAWSESVADLLDLDHKEFERPDFPRFFSGETPLVGSVPYAQCYGGHQFGSWAGQLGDGRAITLGEVLNSRGERWELQLKGAGKTPYSRFADGLAVLRSSIREFLCSEAMHGLGIPTTRALCLVETGKSVVRDMFYDGNAKEEPGAIVCRVAPSFLRFGSYQLHATRGKEDLEIVRRLADYTIRHHYPHLENIKKSEGLSFEAAIGDSPAIDLTSNKYAAWAVEVAERTAYLIARWQGVGFTHGVLNTDNMSVLGLTIDYGPFGFLDAFDPSFTPNTTDLPGKRYCFANQPDVGLWNIAQFTGPLSAADLISKDEANYVMERYGTKFMDEYQSIMTKKLGLSKYNKQLISKLLNNLAVDKVDYTNFFRLLSNVKADRDIAETELLVPIKAALLDIGKERKEAWISWVQTYVEELVASGVSDEERKATMNRVNPKYVLRNYLCQTAIDAADLGDYEEVRRLLKVMEHPYDEQPGMEKYARLPPAWAYRPGVCMLSCSS, from the exons ATGCCCCCTCAGTTGCGCTTCCCCACCGTCCTCCCCAACCTatacccccacctcctcctcccccgctccctcccctctcgccgtctccgcctgccgccgcccccgaccccgcgcCACCCGCTCCGCCGCCTGCTCTTCCGAGGCATGGCCTCCTCCGCCACCGGCGAGGCGGCGCCGGCCGCCGGGACGAGCGGCGCCGGAGAGGCCTCCACCCGCCCGCGGCGCGCGCTGGAGGAGCTCGCGTGGGACGAGACCTTCGTCCGCGAGCTGCCCGGCGACCCGCGATCCGACAACATCCCCCGCCAG GTGCTGCACGCTTGTTACACCAAGGTATCTCCCTCGGCGCCCGTGGAGAACCCTAAGCTCGTGGCGTGGTCCGAATCCGTAGCTGACCTCCTCGATCTGGATCACAAAGA GTTTGAAAGGCCTGATTTTCCTCGGTTCTTCTCAGGAGAAACTCCGTTGGTGGGAAG TGTGCCTTATGCCCAGTGTTACGGTGGACACCAGTTTGGTTCATGGGCTGGTCAGTTGGGGGATGGACGAGCAATAACTCTCGGAGAGGTTCTCAATTCTCGAGGTGAGAGGTGGGAGTTGCAGCTCAAGGGTGCTGGAAAGACTCCTTACAGCCGATTTGCAGatggcctcgctgtcctgcgcagCAGCATCCGTGAATTCTTATGCAGTGAAGCTATGCATGGTCTAGGCATTCCTACAACTCGTGCTCTTTGTCTAGTTGAAACTGGCAAATCTGTTGTGCGAGATATGTTCTATGA TGGTAATGCAAAAGAGGAGCCAGGTGCAATTGTGTGCCGTGTAGCACCATCGTTTTTACGTTTTGGTTCATACCAGTTACATGCTACAAGGGGCAAAGAGGACCTTGAAATTGTTCGTCGTTTGGCAGACTACACAATACGTCATCACTACCCACATCTTGAAAATATTAAAAAGAGTGAAGGTTTATCTTTTGAGGCAGCTATAGGAGACTCTCCAGCAATAGATCTTACTTCCAACAAATATGCTG CCTGGGCAGTTGAGGTTGCAGAGCGTACTGCTTACTTGATAGCCAGGTGGCAAGGTGTTGGTTTCACCCATGGTGTGCTTAACACTGATAATATGAGTGTTTTGGGCCTAACTATTGATTATGGGCCCTTTGGTTTCTTGGATGCTTTTGATCCTAGCTTTACTCCGAATACAACTGATCTCCCAGGTAAGAGATActgttttgcaaatcaacctgatgtTGGTTTGTGGAATATTGCCCAGTTCACTGGGCCATTGTCGGCTGCGGATCTTATCAGCAAGGATGAAGCAAATTATGTTATGGAGAG GTATGGGACAAAGTTCATGGATGAATATCAATCTATAATGACAAAGAAACTTGGTCTGTCAAAATATAACAAGCAGCTTATTAGCAAGCTGCTGAACAACTTGGCTGTCGATAAAGTTGACTATACAAATTTTTTCCGTCTTCTTTCGAATGTCAAAGCAGACCGTGACATCGCAGAAACTGAGCTACTTGTTCCAATAAAAGCTGCACTCCTGGATATTGGGAAAGAAAGAAAGGAAGCATGGATTAGTTGGGTACAAACATATGTTGAGGAG CTGGTGGCTAGTGGTGTCTCCGATGAAGAAAGGAAAGCCACAATGAACCGTGTCAACCCAAAGTATGTTCTTCGGAACTATCTCTGCCAGACAGCGATTGACGCAGCTGATCTAGGTGATTACGAGGAAGTTCGCCGGCTATTGAAAGttatggaacatccatatgatgagCAGCCGGGAATGGAGAAATACGCCCGCTTGCCACCGGCCTGGGCATACAGGCCTGGGGTGTGCATGCTATCCTGCTCGTCATGA